The proteins below come from a single Mya arenaria isolate MELC-2E11 chromosome 6, ASM2691426v1 genomic window:
- the LOC128237471 gene encoding polyunsaturated fatty acid 5-lipoxygenase-like isoform X1, with translation MATEEEWENHGYEIYRTVTTTERQAMGKPPLERSTSFTSGAIKKASVQWYKMKWFYTGKATNTWGDELQGYAVVRDTSPLDFAGLDILRPGKVNQVRLRFFNLCRGDDASDDFRCAFLKFGEQEDAGPLDLAFTTGRMASFTNIAGLQEFCSAVDGDEDAVRDWALKSPDNYFSLVDGIRRSPECRTELDYNSHVTYRLATDDEHKIVRFRLHGNNDDARRLKTREDQEEAWKIQRPDIQLPADTYLTDRLLNIASNHKTMTLQVQVRDFDSTNPTECEPTRYWEEEAYPWQDLADVTLTFIVPKLMEERANYDFLLLPDGLQIETPVGGENYANLVSIQEKVLTSTARKKHPEEMHVESPKTTTYLVHVETGNHLFSGTDAGVYIALYGTKGRTKRYLLDKLFHDDFERGSKESYYITTPVIGDVKCVQVFLIGGKFTFKRIWFLSNIVLFDLTTRKMFEIPCNKWIDSKITLPTGEAKLATQETHLDRKYLRQIYLEEQQNLLKWSTDSPGLPGQLACDKYDSLPLELKYSSERQIEKKKIILDVVLKLKLNKYMRIFQSFDSLEDFKDMAKVVPETETSKAILEDDRWRQDAEYGREMLDGVNPVLIRRLTRSLPQFPVTDEMVGEQLDRGMTLKEEMEFGHIYYINYKHMVDVERKDKFVPNPLIMFYVTRAGQLKPIAIQLEQKPGPTNPIWTPKDQELGWLLAKTYVKSADSHYQTVVGHLQMAHIVMESFTLAMYRQLPQNHPVHKLLIQHTRFAVAGAQMGRDLLLDGPESVFQKILALPGNEREFMRAYFADFHMDQLIPPKNFAERGVDDRELLPGYHYRDDAMLVWDKIAEYVEKVLRIFYSNDSDVKEDSELQEFVKDIRENGMTKRPGKSNGFPETLKTIKELTEFASMIIFHSSVYHASMNFSQSDYFSFGPNYPGAMRRAPPTSKAPVTEKDIMEALPTKADQAVSIAFSHYLSEPLSDEIYLGEFKESFYTETEVRDILDWFADEMSEISRQIRARNDDLEIPYVYLIPDNIPKSAGQ, from the exons CCTTTGGAGAGATCCACGAGTTTCACGAGCGGTGCCATTAAGAAGGCGTCCGTGCAGTGGTACAAGATGAAGTGGTTCTACACGGGGAAAGCGACCAATACATGGGGTGACGAACTACAGGGATACGCCGTGGTAAGGGATACTTCGCCACTGGACTTTGCGGGGTTGGATATTCTACGCCCCGGAAAGGTGAACCAAGTTCGTCTGCGATTTTTCAACCTCTGCAGAGGAGATGACGCGTCAGACGACTTCCGGTGTGCATTTTTGAAA TTCGGGGAGCAGGAGGATGCTGGGCCTCTGGACCTTGCGTTTACAACGGGGCGGATGGCAAGCTTCACGAATATCGCAGGCCTCCAGGAGTTCTGTAGCGCCGTGGACGGAGATGAGGACGCTGTGCGTGACTGGGCGCTAAAATCGCCTGACAA TTACTTCTCTCTCGTCGATGGAATCCGAAGGTCTCCGGAATGTCGCACGGAACTCGATTATAATAGTCACGTGACGTATCGCCTAGCAACAGACGATGAACACAAAATCGTCAGATTCCGTCTCCATGGCAACAACGATGACGCCCGTCGCTTAAAAACACGAGAAGACCAAGAAGAGGCTTG GAAAATCCAGCGACCGGATATTCAGTTGCCCGCAGACACGTATCTCACGGACCGCCTTCTTAACATCGCTTCCAATCACAAGACGATGACGCTCCAGGTGCAGGTGCGCGATTTTGACTCTACCAATCCCACAGAATGCGAACCCACGAGGTATTGGGAAGAGGAGGCGTATCCATGGCAAGATCTCGCTGACGTCACGTTGACGTTCATCGTGCCCAAATTGATGGAGGAGCGCGCGAATTACGATTTCTTGCTTTTGCCCGATGGTCTACAAATAGAAACACCCGTAGGTGGAGAAAATTACGCAAATCTGGTTTCTATCCAAGAAAAGGTGTTGACGTCGACGGCCCGCAAAAAGCACCCGGAAGAGATGCACGTGGAATCGCCGAAGACGACGACGTACCTCGTGCACGTAGAGACCGGAAATCATCTGTTTTCGGGGACAGACGCCGGCGTCTATATCGCCTTATATG GCACAAAAGGTAGAACTAAACGCTACCTCTTGGACAAACTCTTCCACGATGATTTCGAACGAGGCAGCAAAGAGTCGTACTATATAACGACGCCGGTGATTGGTGATGTCAAATGTGTGCAGGTGTTTCTGATTGGTGGAAAATTCACGTTCAAGCGCATCTGGTTCCTTAGCAACATCGTCTTATTTGACCTGACAACCAGGAAAATGTTTGAGATTCCCTGCAATAAATGGATTGATTCGAAGATAACACTTCCTACGGGTGAAG CGAAGCTTGCCACACAGGAGACCCACCTGGACCGGAAGTATCTCCGTCAGATCTACCTGGAGGAGCAACAGAATCTGCTCAAATGGAGCACCGACAGCCCGGGACTTCCGGGTCAGCTAG CATGTGACAAGTACGACAGCCTTCCCCTGGAGTTGAAGTACTCGAGTGAGCGGCAGAttgagaagaagaagattatccTAGACGTGGTTCTCAAACTCAAGCTGAACAAATACATGCGGAtatttcagtcctttgattcgCTCGAAGACTTCAAAGACATGGCCAAAGTCGTGCCGGAAACGGAAACGTCTAAGGCAATCTTAG AGGACGACCGGTGGAGGCAGGACGCGGAGTACGGACGCGAGATGTTAGACGGGGTGAACCCGGTCCTCATCCGGAGGTTAACGCGCAGCCTCCCCCAGTTTCCGGTCACTGACGAAATGGTGGGAGAACAGCTGGACCGCGGGATGACTCTCAAGGAGGAAATGGAG TTTGGCCACATCTATTACATCAACTACAAGCACATGGTTGACGTAGAACGGAAAGACAAATTCGTGCCCAACCCGCTCATCATGTTCTACGTGACCCGAGCTGGACAGCTTAAACCCATAGCCATACAACTTGAGCAGAAACCGGGGCCAACAAACCCCATATGGACCCCTAAAGATCAAGAACTGGGATGGCTTCTTGCTAAAACTTATGTAAAATCAGCCGACTCCCACTACCAGACAGTTGTCGGCCATCTACAAATGGCGCATATCGTTATGGAGAGTTTCACGCTCGCTATGTACCGCCAATTACCCCAAAACCATCCGGTTCACAAACTACTCATCCAGCATACGCGCTTCGCGGTGGCAGGGGCTCAAATGGGGCGGGACCTGCTGCTTGATGGGCCGGAATCCGTATTTCAGAAGATTCTGGCGCTGCCTGGGAATGAGCGGGAATTCATGCGCGCTTATTTCGCAGACTTCCACATGGATCAATTAATACCTCCCAAAAACTTTGCGGAAAGGGGCGTGGATGATCGAGAACTGTTACCCGGATATCATTATCGAGATGATGCGATGTTAGTGTGGGACAAAATCGCTGAATATGTCGAGAAAGTGTTAAGGATTTTCTACAGCAATGATTCCGATGTTAAAGAAGATAGTGAACTACAAGAGTTCGTTAAGGATATTCGTGAGAATGGTATGACAAAGCGGCCGGGAAAGAGTAATGGTTTTCCAGAGACCCTTAAAACCATTAAAGAACTCACAGAGTTTGCGTCCATGATCATTTTTCACTCCAGCGTCTATCACGCCTCCATGAATTTCAGTCAGTCGGATTACTTCAGTTTTGGTCCGAACTACCCAGGTGCAATGCGTAGAGCTCCACCTACCAGCAAAGCGCCCGTTACAGAGAAAGACATCATGGAAGCTCTACCGACCAAAGCTGACCAGGCAGTGTCCATTGCATTTTCTCACTACCTCAGTGAACCACTGAGTGACGAG ATCTACCTGGGCGAGTTCAAGGAGAGCTTTTACACGGAGACGGAAGTCCGAGACATTCTAGACTGGTTTGCAGACGAGATGAGCGAAATTTCCCGCCAAATCCGCGCGCGCAACGACGATCTCGAAATACCTTACGTGTATCTCATACCAGACAACATACCGAAATCTGCCGGACAGTGA
- the LOC128237471 gene encoding polyunsaturated fatty acid 5-lipoxygenase-like isoform X2: MKWFYTGKATNTWGDELQGYAVVRDTSPLDFAGLDILRPGKVNQVRLRFFNLCRGDDASDDFRCAFLKFGEQEDAGPLDLAFTTGRMASFTNIAGLQEFCSAVDGDEDAVRDWALKSPDNYFSLVDGIRRSPECRTELDYNSHVTYRLATDDEHKIVRFRLHGNNDDARRLKTREDQEEAWKIQRPDIQLPADTYLTDRLLNIASNHKTMTLQVQVRDFDSTNPTECEPTRYWEEEAYPWQDLADVTLTFIVPKLMEERANYDFLLLPDGLQIETPVGGENYANLVSIQEKVLTSTARKKHPEEMHVESPKTTTYLVHVETGNHLFSGTDAGVYIALYGTKGRTKRYLLDKLFHDDFERGSKESYYITTPVIGDVKCVQVFLIGGKFTFKRIWFLSNIVLFDLTTRKMFEIPCNKWIDSKITLPTGEAKLATQETHLDRKYLRQIYLEEQQNLLKWSTDSPGLPGQLACDKYDSLPLELKYSSERQIEKKKIILDVVLKLKLNKYMRIFQSFDSLEDFKDMAKVVPETETSKAILEDDRWRQDAEYGREMLDGVNPVLIRRLTRSLPQFPVTDEMVGEQLDRGMTLKEEMEFGHIYYINYKHMVDVERKDKFVPNPLIMFYVTRAGQLKPIAIQLEQKPGPTNPIWTPKDQELGWLLAKTYVKSADSHYQTVVGHLQMAHIVMESFTLAMYRQLPQNHPVHKLLIQHTRFAVAGAQMGRDLLLDGPESVFQKILALPGNEREFMRAYFADFHMDQLIPPKNFAERGVDDRELLPGYHYRDDAMLVWDKIAEYVEKVLRIFYSNDSDVKEDSELQEFVKDIRENGMTKRPGKSNGFPETLKTIKELTEFASMIIFHSSVYHASMNFSQSDYFSFGPNYPGAMRRAPPTSKAPVTEKDIMEALPTKADQAVSIAFSHYLSEPLSDEIYLGEFKESFYTETEVRDILDWFADEMSEISRQIRARNDDLEIPYVYLIPDNIPKSAGQ, from the exons ATGAAGTGGTTCTACACGGGGAAAGCGACCAATACATGGGGTGACGAACTACAGGGATACGCCGTGGTAAGGGATACTTCGCCACTGGACTTTGCGGGGTTGGATATTCTACGCCCCGGAAAGGTGAACCAAGTTCGTCTGCGATTTTTCAACCTCTGCAGAGGAGATGACGCGTCAGACGACTTCCGGTGTGCATTTTTGAAA TTCGGGGAGCAGGAGGATGCTGGGCCTCTGGACCTTGCGTTTACAACGGGGCGGATGGCAAGCTTCACGAATATCGCAGGCCTCCAGGAGTTCTGTAGCGCCGTGGACGGAGATGAGGACGCTGTGCGTGACTGGGCGCTAAAATCGCCTGACAA TTACTTCTCTCTCGTCGATGGAATCCGAAGGTCTCCGGAATGTCGCACGGAACTCGATTATAATAGTCACGTGACGTATCGCCTAGCAACAGACGATGAACACAAAATCGTCAGATTCCGTCTCCATGGCAACAACGATGACGCCCGTCGCTTAAAAACACGAGAAGACCAAGAAGAGGCTTG GAAAATCCAGCGACCGGATATTCAGTTGCCCGCAGACACGTATCTCACGGACCGCCTTCTTAACATCGCTTCCAATCACAAGACGATGACGCTCCAGGTGCAGGTGCGCGATTTTGACTCTACCAATCCCACAGAATGCGAACCCACGAGGTATTGGGAAGAGGAGGCGTATCCATGGCAAGATCTCGCTGACGTCACGTTGACGTTCATCGTGCCCAAATTGATGGAGGAGCGCGCGAATTACGATTTCTTGCTTTTGCCCGATGGTCTACAAATAGAAACACCCGTAGGTGGAGAAAATTACGCAAATCTGGTTTCTATCCAAGAAAAGGTGTTGACGTCGACGGCCCGCAAAAAGCACCCGGAAGAGATGCACGTGGAATCGCCGAAGACGACGACGTACCTCGTGCACGTAGAGACCGGAAATCATCTGTTTTCGGGGACAGACGCCGGCGTCTATATCGCCTTATATG GCACAAAAGGTAGAACTAAACGCTACCTCTTGGACAAACTCTTCCACGATGATTTCGAACGAGGCAGCAAAGAGTCGTACTATATAACGACGCCGGTGATTGGTGATGTCAAATGTGTGCAGGTGTTTCTGATTGGTGGAAAATTCACGTTCAAGCGCATCTGGTTCCTTAGCAACATCGTCTTATTTGACCTGACAACCAGGAAAATGTTTGAGATTCCCTGCAATAAATGGATTGATTCGAAGATAACACTTCCTACGGGTGAAG CGAAGCTTGCCACACAGGAGACCCACCTGGACCGGAAGTATCTCCGTCAGATCTACCTGGAGGAGCAACAGAATCTGCTCAAATGGAGCACCGACAGCCCGGGACTTCCGGGTCAGCTAG CATGTGACAAGTACGACAGCCTTCCCCTGGAGTTGAAGTACTCGAGTGAGCGGCAGAttgagaagaagaagattatccTAGACGTGGTTCTCAAACTCAAGCTGAACAAATACATGCGGAtatttcagtcctttgattcgCTCGAAGACTTCAAAGACATGGCCAAAGTCGTGCCGGAAACGGAAACGTCTAAGGCAATCTTAG AGGACGACCGGTGGAGGCAGGACGCGGAGTACGGACGCGAGATGTTAGACGGGGTGAACCCGGTCCTCATCCGGAGGTTAACGCGCAGCCTCCCCCAGTTTCCGGTCACTGACGAAATGGTGGGAGAACAGCTGGACCGCGGGATGACTCTCAAGGAGGAAATGGAG TTTGGCCACATCTATTACATCAACTACAAGCACATGGTTGACGTAGAACGGAAAGACAAATTCGTGCCCAACCCGCTCATCATGTTCTACGTGACCCGAGCTGGACAGCTTAAACCCATAGCCATACAACTTGAGCAGAAACCGGGGCCAACAAACCCCATATGGACCCCTAAAGATCAAGAACTGGGATGGCTTCTTGCTAAAACTTATGTAAAATCAGCCGACTCCCACTACCAGACAGTTGTCGGCCATCTACAAATGGCGCATATCGTTATGGAGAGTTTCACGCTCGCTATGTACCGCCAATTACCCCAAAACCATCCGGTTCACAAACTACTCATCCAGCATACGCGCTTCGCGGTGGCAGGGGCTCAAATGGGGCGGGACCTGCTGCTTGATGGGCCGGAATCCGTATTTCAGAAGATTCTGGCGCTGCCTGGGAATGAGCGGGAATTCATGCGCGCTTATTTCGCAGACTTCCACATGGATCAATTAATACCTCCCAAAAACTTTGCGGAAAGGGGCGTGGATGATCGAGAACTGTTACCCGGATATCATTATCGAGATGATGCGATGTTAGTGTGGGACAAAATCGCTGAATATGTCGAGAAAGTGTTAAGGATTTTCTACAGCAATGATTCCGATGTTAAAGAAGATAGTGAACTACAAGAGTTCGTTAAGGATATTCGTGAGAATGGTATGACAAAGCGGCCGGGAAAGAGTAATGGTTTTCCAGAGACCCTTAAAACCATTAAAGAACTCACAGAGTTTGCGTCCATGATCATTTTTCACTCCAGCGTCTATCACGCCTCCATGAATTTCAGTCAGTCGGATTACTTCAGTTTTGGTCCGAACTACCCAGGTGCAATGCGTAGAGCTCCACCTACCAGCAAAGCGCCCGTTACAGAGAAAGACATCATGGAAGCTCTACCGACCAAAGCTGACCAGGCAGTGTCCATTGCATTTTCTCACTACCTCAGTGAACCACTGAGTGACGAG ATCTACCTGGGCGAGTTCAAGGAGAGCTTTTACACGGAGACGGAAGTCCGAGACATTCTAGACTGGTTTGCAGACGAGATGAGCGAAATTTCCCGCCAAATCCGCGCGCGCAACGACGATCTCGAAATACCTTACGTGTATCTCATACCAGACAACATACCGAAATCTGCCGGACAGTGA